AATTCTGGATAGCTCGCCACTTACAGCCCGCACATACTGTATTCGCCTTTCATAGTCAGTAGCACCCAGACTCTGAGATTTGTCAAAAATTTCAAACCCCACAACACCACCTTCGGGCAAGCCCAACATGGCCATCTTTATTCGTGCTTCATCAGCAAATTTTTTGGCAACGGAAACCTCCACGACACGGCCTTTTTTTTCGGATTTAAAAGGAATATTTTCCAGGCTCAATGCTTCTCTGATATGAGCCGCGTCCATTGGAGTAAGCTGGTCAAATACTTTTACATATGTATATTTTTTCCCTGTACGATTTTCTGTTTCACCGTCCTTAACGGTCCTGGAAGGTAAAGCGCCTCGTATTAAAAAAACAAATATTACCAGAAAAATAATTATGGCAACCGCTACACCGGCACCTATCTGTAAATATCTGTTATTCAGTAAATCGCTAATAAAATTGCTCGCAGGCGGTTGGTCTGCGTTTGGAGTAACTTCCGGTTCTATAACTTCTCCCATTAGTTGTTCTTACCTTATATCGGCATCTGCATTATTTCTTTTACAGTCTGAACACTGGTGTTTATCACAGTCAGTGCCAGGCTTACCGACAAATTAGCTTTTTCTATTTCTATCATTACATCTTCCAGGGTTGCTTTGCCTTGCACATAATCATTAATAAGTTTCTCCGCTTTGATTTCCTGAGCGCTCATTTTATTGAGGCTGTCTACGGCCTTATCCAAAGTATCCTGAAAAATATTGGTTTCCAGGGATATAGGTGTCTTACCCTGGGGGACAGCAACATTTTCAAAAATTTTTCCTTTGATATTATTCAGCATTTCAATTGCCATATAATGCTCAACTTTCCCCCGAACCTTTTACTTATCCAATTAAACCGGTTACTTACCCAGGTTCATAAGAGTCTGGGCAACCTGCTTGGCCGAATTGAAAACAGCCGCATTGGCGTCATACATCCTTC
Above is a window of Candidatus Margulisiibacteriota bacterium DNA encoding:
- a CDS encoding flagellar hook-basal body complex protein FliE; protein product: MAIEMLNNIKGKIFENVAVPQGKTPISLETNIFQDTLDKAVDSLNKMSAQEIKAEKLINDYVQGKATLEDVMIEIEKANLSVSLALTVINTSVQTVKEIMQMPI